One genomic region from Natrarchaeobius halalkaliphilus encodes:
- the aroC gene encoding chorismate synthase translates to MNGNRFGRLFQVTTFGESHGKAMGCTVSGCPAGLELSEEDIQTDLDRRKPGQSMISTSRGEPDDVTINSGIQDGYTTGTPIGMVIQNKDARSGKYEPFITAPRPSHGDFTYSAKFGTRNWGGGGRSSARETVNWVAAGAIAKKLLSLEGIELKAHVNQIGDVESPEVSFEEMLEHAEENDVRCAHPETAAAMQERIETYQNEGDSIGGSVYFEARGVPAGLGAPRFDSLSARLGQAMMAVPAATAFEFGLGREAREWTGKERNDDWEFSEDGDPTPVENDHGGIQGGISSGEPIYGELTLHAPTSIPKEQQTADWETGELIEDAQVIGRHDPVLPPRGVPVVEAMLALTLVDFVLLSGRLNPDRVDDQPGNYDTDYHPSNPRNE, encoded by the coding sequence ATGAACGGGAATCGCTTCGGTCGTCTGTTCCAGGTGACCACGTTCGGTGAGAGTCACGGGAAGGCGATGGGTTGTACCGTTTCGGGCTGTCCGGCGGGCCTCGAACTCTCCGAAGAGGATATCCAGACGGATCTCGACCGACGAAAGCCGGGCCAATCGATGATCTCGACCAGTCGCGGGGAGCCGGACGACGTCACGATCAACTCGGGAATCCAGGACGGCTATACGACGGGAACGCCGATCGGGATGGTCATCCAGAACAAGGACGCCCGCTCGGGCAAGTACGAGCCGTTTATCACGGCTCCCAGGCCCAGCCACGGCGATTTCACGTACTCCGCCAAGTTCGGCACGCGAAACTGGGGCGGCGGCGGCCGTTCGTCGGCGCGCGAGACGGTCAACTGGGTCGCCGCCGGCGCGATCGCAAAGAAGCTCCTCTCACTCGAGGGGATCGAACTCAAGGCTCACGTCAACCAGATCGGAGACGTCGAGTCGCCCGAGGTGAGTTTCGAGGAGATGCTCGAACACGCCGAAGAGAACGACGTTCGCTGTGCACATCCCGAAACCGCAGCGGCGATGCAAGAGCGGATCGAAACCTACCAGAACGAGGGCGACTCCATCGGTGGCAGCGTTTACTTCGAGGCCCGCGGCGTTCCCGCCGGCCTCGGTGCGCCACGGTTCGACTCGTTATCGGCCCGACTCGGCCAGGCGATGATGGCCGTTCCGGCCGCGACCGCGTTCGAGTTCGGACTCGGCCGCGAGGCTCGCGAGTGGACCGGAAAGGAGCGCAACGATGACTGGGAGTTCAGCGAGGACGGCGATCCGACGCCCGTCGAGAACGATCACGGCGGCATCCAGGGCGGCATCTCGAGCGGCGAACCGATCTACGGCGAACTCACCCTCCACGCGCCCACGTCGATCCCGAAAGAACAACAGACGGCCGACTGGGAGACGGGCGAGTTGATCGAGGACGCACAGGTCATCGGTCGTCACGATCCCGTCCTCCCGCCGCGGGGCGTCCCCGTCGTCGAGGCGATGCTCGCGCTCACGCTCGTCGACTTCGTGTTACTTTCCGGACGGCTAAACCC